ATGAGCTGAGCTTTCTCTAAAAAAATTAACGGGTCACTAGGTCTTTAAAATACCTCTTGAAATCCAGGCTCTAAGTAACACTGGTGTAGTTTGATTATAGTGTGGTTAGGGGTAACGATGGTGTAGTTTGATTATAGTGTGGTTAGGAGTAACGATGGTGTAGTTTGATTATAGTGTGGTTAGGGGTAACAATGTTGTAGTTTTATTATAGTGTGGTTAGGGGTAACGATGGTGTAGTTTGATTATAGTGTGGTTAGGGGTAATGATGGTGTAGTTTGATTATAGTGTGGTTAGGAGTAACGATGGTGTAGTTTGATTATAGTGTGGTTAGGGGTAACAATGTTGTAGTTTGATTATAGTGTGGTTAGGGGTAACGATGGTGTAGTTTGATTATAGTGTGGTTAGGGGTAACAATGTTGTAGTTTGATTATAGTGTGGTTAGGAGTAACGATGGTGTAGTTTGATTATAGTGTGGTTAGGAGTAACAATGGTGTAGTAGGATTCCTGTTCAGTTACAATTAATAAACGTGTTGTTAGATTCTAGTGTCATTAGGAGTAATGACAGTGTACTTTGATTATGGTGTAATTAggaataatgaatacatgtCTAGTTATTCCATCCTTCCCAGAGAGACCAGCTCACCCTCCTACATAGGAAATACCCCACTCAAAGGCCATCCTGCACATGTGCTTGTGTGTCCacgtgcgggtgtgtgtgtgtaggtgtgtgtgtgtgtgtgtgtaggtgtgtgccAGCGGGTCATTCTTCTGTGTTCTACAGGACGGTACCTGGAGTGTCGTAGGCTGTCCTTCTTGTTTTTGGCGTTGCAGAGGGTGCACTCACAGCCCACAGCGTGAGGTCTGGGCAGGGAGATGTCCTGCTTCAGCAGCATGGTCAGTATCTCATAGTTGTTCCGATGGGCTGCCAGGATCACCGGGGCAACGTCCATGGTGGTGGAGTACTCAGGGTTCTGGATGCGCTGCATCAGTTTCTGACAAACACAGGCAAAACGATATTGTAACAAAATAGGTCCCAGCACGTCATTCGGTTCAAATTGTCAGTTTGTGTAGTGATGATTGTGTCCGACTAGAATGCACTGTAATGGATGAAACTAAAGCTACAACAATTCAGCTGTGGTGATAATTGACCGCGGTTAGACCGATTCGCCGGTCTAAAAGTCATTCTGACCAGTAAAATATCAATAAAATATAAGGATGGTTATTTATTCATGGACATTTGGTTTGAGCAGTTAACGCCACAGAGTCAGCTAAATCAGCTAAATGATAACAAGGTAGAGAGAGTGGAGGCTAACAGCAATGGAGGGCTTGGAGGACCTCCTGGGCCGATGGTTGAGGAGGATATCTACAGCTCCCACTACCTCTGAGTCGATGGCCACTAACAGAGCATCGGTTGCCtggaacaaacacagacataacaCAGGACCGTAGAGTCAGGTTACAGAGGGAGACAGCCCGGACACAGCACAGAGCCAGggtagacacacagacacacacacacacagacacacacacacagacacacacacacacaggttaggtGCCAACATGTCTCTTAGTCAAATAGTTAACAGAGCGCtgcagtgtgtgagtgagtaggTGCATGAGACGCTACAGTGGAGTCGCGGTAGTTTACACGCTGTCACTGagatggaaacagagagagaccaacagagagacacacagagagacacacagagagagacatgagtAGGAGATGAGAGACACATGAGAACGAGAAGCGagaaggggggggtggggagatgaaagggagagacaaaggTACAAAAAgcgaggagagaaagagaatgtgtgtgcgcgcgcgtgtgtgagtgcgcgctactgtgtgtgtgtgtgtgtgtgtgtgtgtgcatgtgagtgcatgtgtgtgtgtgtgtgtgagtgcatgtgtccgtgtgtgtgtgtgtgtgtgtgtgctctgtgttagtgtgtgtgcacGAGCCCTACCTGACAGCCATGTTCCAGCAGCAGCTTAAGGATATCCAGGTTTTCGTTCTCAATGGAGATGGTGACAGCGTCTCTCCCCAGCACATCTACACAGTTGATGTTGAGTTCTCCATGATGCTTCTCCTCCAGAAGCTTCTTCACCATGTAGTAGTCACCTGGAACACAGCAGGAGttacggcacacacacacacacacacacacacacacacagaaacacaaaatcaTGCCAgaatgaatgcacacacacacaaaacgagGGCCGTCTCcaacaaaaaaaaggtttttcatGTACTTTTCCATATATAGATCAATcctataatatatttaaatagaaaCATCTATATGACACTTTCCATTACTTTCAGAAgtttacaatataaatgtagCTGAGCTTCAGTTATTGTTCTGATACATTCTTCAACACTCAACAGAGATTGGTCTCAATCACACAAGTGGCCTCTGCACCATCatcatgttgttttttgcaaCAGCTTgacaagaaaaaagaaaagacattAATCAAATAATTGACCAGCTGCCTAATTGGTGTgtctgaaacacacaggaagacacagatgcacacacacacaaagaaacaaacacgcgtatattccacacacacacacacacacacacacacacacacacacacacacacacacacacacacacacacacacacacacacacacacacacacacacacacacacacacacacacacacacacacacagaaagagtgGGAAGCAGAAGTACATGGAGGCAGATTAGCACACAAAGTAAGTGGGCTCCACTCCAAAAGCTCCCTTCCAGTCCCAACCTACTGTAACTATAACAAAGGGCAAAAACAGCCTGTTGGGCCATGTTTGCACTAGCTTTATATGGTCATACCAACTGGGACACAATACTGAACCCTATTCAAACATCCACCTAGGCTTAACTTGTCATCGATTTCAAAAAGCACCTCTGCTACTAGAAATATGCTTCCTGCTTCTGGCACATGTAAATGATTTCAGCTTTATATGCGCATGTTTTTCTGATTCAGGAAACCACTCCTGTAAattatacagtactgtatatgtgatttgtgtgtgtgtgttgttttgttcctgTTTTCTAATAGAAATTAAACAACAGGCCATCCCCCCAAACCTGTCTGCCATTTCATGAAAACACAGTCTACTTAACAGTCTTTCCTCTCACATCCACAACGCAAGCAAAGCCTGGGCTTACTAGGCTAGTAAAAGTTTGTAAAAGCTCACACAGCATAGCTCCATACACCTCTATACAAAACTCAACCATGTTAATGTATAGGATGATGATTATGTTGGTAATAAAGATGTGATAgaaaaagaaattcaaaataatgaaatagcCTCAATTTTCTAATATTATTATCTTATATAGCATCTTAGTGGACACGGTTGCAATGTGATGTTGTCCCATGCTATTTGCAATCCCTTTCGATTACAATGATACCCATTTGATTGTATTACATTgattatgggaagcctaaaacaataaaattcgATTTTACCTCATACACTTGTACCAAGCTAAAGATTAATATTAGCAAATGCCATGTACAGTCATATCAAAATGTTGGACTATCAAGGAATACTAAGTAAACTACATTGATCCAAATATAGCTAATATCCTAACTTACCTTTCTCACAGGCCAGTAGGAAGAGCTTCTCGTCCAGAGTAGTCTCCTCTTTAACCTCCCTCACGTCTTTCAGGGCCAGAAATTTATCCGGAGAGGACACGTCCGTGCCCTGATACAGAGCGGCCATTACGACGGAGAAGGAGTAGGGCAGAACACTGATGTGCATCCCACTAGGTGCAAGCGACCATTTAACCATGAAAGCCCGTCACATGGGATGACATATACTATACAAAGAGTCAATATATTTACCCTCAAGAACCGCAATTCTAAACGTCGTCgggacaaaaaaacaataacatgtacACCATTAGTGTTGCAGTCGGATCCTTGTTGGTAACAACGTATCGTTCGCTTTACGCAGCTTTGGCGCGCGTAATGACCTTCCAGCTGTTtcctcctaatttttcttagaCATACGCTATTGTCCTTCAGATTTGAACATATTGGACGCCGTCAGCGCACACATACCCATCTCTATCAGCGTGTTTACATGAACCATTGTCTAGCATCGCTTTTCGTCGGTTCCTGACAGTAGGCAAGTCTTCTGGTCCTGATGGTGTTGCGAACTGCGCGCGCATGCTCCTTCGCCACCTTCTAGCTCATCTCGCGTGCAAAACGCAGGCAGCATCCTCCAGAATTACATAACAAGCTTACCCTGCTATTTTTTGCCtttattaattagcattttagatgaaggacataaaaataaatagccTACTAAATCTAACACAGGTTTAGATTATTTACAGATTTAGCCAGGTATAAAAAACGTTTGGTTTTTAAGGCCCTTTCAGAAGTATTTCAGATTACTAtttcaatcaaaataataaaataacagaatTATTTTTGTCTTGAGAAAAGTTTGTGTGTATTAATACCCTTAATGTTAGTATTAGatcaacaaaataacaacacgACTACAAGCATATAAATGTAACATACGTTATTGTAAGCTTTAAGCTAGGCCTAATGAACATGACATTGCTTGCATCAATAAACCCAGAAAGACTGAGCTATATTACAAATGCCAAATAAGGAGATTTATGATGCGTGCTATACACATGCATCTTTTAACATATCGTTGTCTCGCGTAGCCATACCTCCAAATCACGTCACTATCACGCTTAACATATTGAATTTAAAAGGTTTAATTTTATCAGCCAATGTAATATCTGTACATTTGGCTtaaagcaaagaaaatacatttcacaacgAATCAATTTGTTTCACGTAGTTGCGTACAATATGTAGATAATTGACTATAGACCCAAGTTAAATATACATGGCAGGCCGAAATTTAAATATATCCCTTCACTCCAGCAGATGGCAGTCCTTGCAAAGTCAAgcaaaacaatgtgtgcagtacAGCATCTAAAATCCCGCCTAGAGtagcctaataataataaaaatgtacctAAAAAATAATCTAATGAAAAGGGTAGGCTCATAgttaacaaaaaactaaataatcaGTCCACATATTTTCATATATCCTTTAAAATCCAACATTACCTTTTTTTCGGGCATATCTTGAGACAATGGTTGACCACTTTTGGACTTTCTTGACTTCAAGGAGATGCCCACTATTCTGTAAACGTAAACAGTCAGGCCAAAATATGAACAATTAATCAAGTGTACGGAAATTTTATCCGTACCTTAAAACATATGGGCTTATCGCTTCCCAGGCCTGTCAATTCCGCTCTAACAGCTGTCGAATAACAGATTACCACGGATTTCAATTTGCCtggtgagaaagagagcgagtAAAGGATAACCCTAACTCTATCCGGGAAAGGGATGTAATTTGCCTATACCGTTCAACAGGGCGTCAAATAGGCTACATCTAAAGTCTTGTGGACATTATTTTGtggacaaaacaaatgtagcCTTTGTAATGGGAGACAGCCTATagcacaattaaaaaaaaagatcttgGACGTAAACTTATATCTGTctgaaaatgctaaataaaacacATGAGATTTGAATATACTGGCATATATTACTTGATATTAAACAGTAACATTGAAACTATGTAGGCCTAACAATATTTGTACTAGTTTCATAACAGTGCACACTGACAGAATAAAGCTCTGTAGACAAAGCTCCTACACCAGAAGCAGGGAGACAAGCAGTCGTTCCATTCCTACTCTATTTTAACAACAGCCTCATTTCCAACCGTCGTCAACCATTGTGGTGATattcttgtttttaaatgtgggCGTCTCCAGAGCACTGAGCATTGCCGACAGACGTGTAGAGGAGCCAAATGCGCAACTCGTTGAAGCACGTATCATATTCACACCAATAGCGTTTAGGGGAGGGAGGGTCTTTCTTCCTGTAGTCTCTGATTGAATCAGTCCAGTTTCAATTAAAGATATGATACGCACACCAGGAAGAACAGAAAATGCAACAATAGTCTGTATATTGCACCTCTGGATTTACCGGGGACGTTTTTTTGTTCATCGGCTTATGTTCAAAAGGATCCAAGAAGTCTGAGGACGTAATTAACGTAGGCTACTTGTGCCGTGGTTCAATACTGGGGAGCATCAGATTTTAACTGCACAGAGATGCCTACGCTGAATGTTGCCTAAGACAAATATTGTTTGGATGAACGGTTCCTCGATATGTTTTGATGGCAGGCCGACCGCTATACGCACTTTATTACCGGTAATGGAAACATGTTCATGTGAAAAGCCTTGCGcactgcagtaaaaaaaataggTCTGCgttattatattttaaacagCGAATCAGATTGTGATAACGAATCTGTGCTGTCTGGAGTATTACCTAATCATTTACCATTCGATTCGGTATATCTTGTCCGACTGGGTATATTAAATACACCGTACTTCTTTGCCTATTGTAAATGTAAGAAGCTTTCCACCAGTAGTGAGCCACTCACTCCTAGGTTACAGATGAGAGGAAAACAATACCATCAACAACTGAAGTTGACGGCGCCTTGGGAGAAGGATGCTGGCTACGGGAGAAAGCTTAAAACGTATAGGAACCATACCAAGATAATAGCCCAGCCCGGCATCGTGATGAAGGTACTACGCAGAAAGCGGATTGTGTTGTTCATAGCCTATTTCCTACTGCTGGTGCTGACCATGCTGAACTTGGCCAACTACAAATGGACTAAAGAGCCCCAGCAGTGTAATCATCAGATGAGAGGCACCACCTATCAAGGCAGATCAGACATTCGGTTCCTCTACAGACCCTCTTTGGCCAAGAAAAGACAGTTGGTCTATGTTCTTACCACATGGaggtctggatcctcctttttCGGGGAGCTGTTCAACCAAAATCCAGAAGTTTTCTTCCTGTATGAACCAATGTGGCACATTTGGCAGAAGCTGTACCCAGGGGACGCTGTGTCTTTGCAGGGGGCAGCAAGAGATATGCTTAGCTCCTTATACCGCTGTGATCTCTCCGTGTTCCAGCTGTACAACAGCCCAGGTGGAAAGAACTTTACCTCCCTAGGGCTCTTTGGGGCCACCCTGAACAAAGTGGTGTGTTCCTACCCACTCTGCACTGCTTATAGGAAAGACGTGGTGGGGATGGTGGATGACAAGGTGTGTAAAAAGTGCCCCCCTCAAAGCCTTAGACTACTCGAGGAGGAGTGCCTTAAATACAGCACCATTGTCATTAAAGGTGTGCGCATCCTAGATGTTAATGTTCTGGCCCCCCTCATGGAGGACCCATCTCTTGACGTGAAGGTAGTCCATTTGGTGAGGGACCCCCGGGCCGTCGCCAACTCCAGGATTAAGTCCAGACATGGGCTGATCCGGGAGAACCTGCAGGTGGTCCGGAGCCGGGACCCCAAGCTACGCAGGATCCCTTTCGTAGACCCCAACCACAAGGCCAATAAAAAGGACGGTTCGGACTACCACTCCATCGGAGCCATGGAGGTGATCTGCGACCGCACCTCCCGGACCCTGAGGACCGCCTTAAACCCCCCCAGCTGGCTCAAAGGAAAGTACATGGCTGTGCGTTATGAGGACCTGGTTGAGAACCCTGTGAAGATCCTGAGGAGCATCTACCGCTTTGCCAACCTCACCACTAACCACGACATTGAGTCATTTGCTCTGAATATGACCAGTGGGTCCAGCTCGTCCTCAAAGCCATTCATAGTGTCCTCCAGGAATGCCACACAGGCGGCCAGCGCGTGGAGAACAGTCCTCAGCATCCAGCAGATTAAACAGGTGGAGGACTACTGCCACCACTCCATGGCCGTCCTGGGCTACGAGAGAGTCAGGACGGCCGGGGAAGCCAAGGACCTCAGTAAATCATTGTTGACTGTTTCCAAACtgtgacagaaaaaaataatttcctttCCCCCCCTTTTTTTACCAAAGACATTGAATTAATTGTTAATTTTGAATCTAGTGCCGTTCCGTTAATCGTGGAATTAAAAGGTTTTACTTTGAgtgtttttcagcaattccaCTTCCATGGCCACATTGGAATGTATCTTGGTCTTATTTTTCAGTTAAATGGCAGACAGTGGTGTTTGACAGGACCACAACTTTTGTATCTGGACAACTGGATGTTTTGAAAAATCAAGAAGG
The Esox lucius isolate fEsoLuc1 chromosome 21, fEsoLuc1.pri, whole genome shotgun sequence DNA segment above includes these coding regions:
- the chst2b gene encoding carbohydrate sulfotransferase 2, which gives rise to MRGKQYHQQLKLTAPWEKDAGYGRKLKTYRNHTKIIAQPGIVMKVLRRKRIVLFIAYFLLLVLTMLNLANYKWTKEPQQCNHQMRGTTYQGRSDIRFLYRPSLAKKRQLVYVLTTWRSGSSFFGELFNQNPEVFFLYEPMWHIWQKLYPGDAVSLQGAARDMLSSLYRCDLSVFQLYNSPGGKNFTSLGLFGATLNKVVCSYPLCTAYRKDVVGMVDDKVCKKCPPQSLRLLEEECLKYSTIVIKGVRILDVNVLAPLMEDPSLDVKVVHLVRDPRAVANSRIKSRHGLIRENLQVVRSRDPKLRRIPFVDPNHKANKKDGSDYHSIGAMEVICDRTSRTLRTALNPPSWLKGKYMAVRYEDLVENPVKILRSIYRFANLTTNHDIESFALNMTSGSSSSSKPFIVSSRNATQAASAWRTVLSIQQIKQVEDYCHHSMAVLGYERVRTAGEAKDLSKSLLTVSKL